From the genome of Bacteroidales bacterium, one region includes:
- the secE gene encoding preprotein translocase subunit SecE, whose product MAKFKLQTYVSESYDELMHKVSWPTWSELQSSAIVVSIASLIIASVVYLMDKSFQTILEQFYKLV is encoded by the coding sequence ATGGCAAAATTCAAATTACAAACATACGTCAGTGAAAGTTACGATGAGCTGATGCATAAAGTTTCCTGGCCTACATGGAGTGAGCTGCAGAGTAGTGCTATTGTTGTATCCATTGCTTCCCTTATAATCGCTTCGGTGGTTTATTTGATGGATAAATCCTTTCAAACAATCCTTGAACAATTTTACAAGCTTGTTTGA
- the rplL gene encoding 50S ribosomal protein L7/L12 — translation MADLKAFAEQLVNLTVKEVNELAKILKDEYGIEPAAAAPVMMAGGAADAAPVVEEQTQFDVILKHPGQSKLAVVKLVKELTSLGLKEAKELVDAAPKAIKEGISKDEADALVKQLEEAGAEVEVK, via the coding sequence ATGGCAGATTTGAAAGCTTTCGCAGAACAACTGGTAAACCTTACAGTAAAAGAAGTCAATGAATTGGCTAAAATTCTGAAAGACGAATACGGAATTGAACCAGCAGCAGCTGCTCCTGTTATGATGGCAGGCGGTGCCGCTGATGCCGCTCCAGTGGTTGAAGAACAAACCCAGTTTGATGTAATCCTCAAACACCCCGGACAATCAAAATTGGCCGTGGTAAAATTAGTTAAAGAACTCACCAGCCTTGGCCTGAAAGAAGCTAAAGAATTGGTAGATGCCGCTCCTAAAGCAATTAAAGAAGGTATCTCCAAGGACGAAGCTGACGCACTGGTAAAACAGCTCGAAGAAGCTGGCGCTGAAGTTGAAGTTAAATAG
- the nusG gene encoding transcription termination/antitermination factor NusG: MSDELKKWYVLRAITGNEKKVKQYIESEVNRLGLKDYVSQILIPTEKVYQIRKGKKISKERNFFPGYVLVEAVLTGEIPHVLRNVPGVLGFLGSKGEPEPLRMTEVNRILGRVDEMSEKGEELNIPFIVGETVTVIDGPFNSFSGVIEEINEEKKRLKVMVKIFGRKTPLELSFMQVEKE; this comes from the coding sequence ATGAGCGATGAATTAAAAAAATGGTACGTTTTACGAGCCATTACCGGAAATGAAAAGAAGGTGAAACAATACATCGAGAGTGAAGTCAATCGCTTAGGATTAAAGGATTATGTTTCGCAAATTCTTATTCCTACTGAGAAGGTTTACCAGATCAGAAAGGGTAAGAAAATCAGTAAAGAACGGAACTTCTTTCCAGGCTATGTCCTGGTTGAGGCCGTTTTAACCGGAGAGATTCCCCACGTTTTAAGAAACGTACCCGGGGTATTGGGTTTTCTTGGATCAAAAGGAGAACCTGAACCATTGCGGATGACAGAAGTTAACCGCATCCTGGGTAGAGTTGATGAAATGTCAGAAAAAGGGGAAGAATTGAATATTCCGTTTATTGTTGGCGAAACAGTTACAGTTATTGACGGACCTTTTAACAGTTTTAGCGGTGTGATCGAAGAGATCAATGAAGAAAAGAAGAGACTGAAAGTGATGGTTAAGATCTTCGGAAGAAAAACACCACTGGAACTAAGTTTCATGCAAGTTGAAAAAGAGTAG
- a CDS encoding 50S ribosomal protein L10, with protein MKKEEKTQLIESLSERLKSLSCLYITDTSELNVEVTNQLRRLCFKRDIKLIVVKNTLLRKAMERSERDFSGLYDVLTGPTAIMISDVANDPAKLIKEFRKTSQRPVLKAAYIEEMAYIGDDQIDFLINIKSKNELVGDLVALLQSPARNVISALQSGGAKIAGIVKTLSEKDSAA; from the coding sequence ATGAAAAAGGAAGAAAAGACCCAGTTAATAGAATCTCTGAGCGAGCGGCTGAAAAGTCTCAGTTGCTTGTATATCACCGATACATCTGAATTGAATGTTGAAGTCACAAATCAATTACGCAGGCTTTGTTTCAAGAGAGATATCAAATTAATAGTTGTTAAAAACACCTTGTTAAGAAAAGCCATGGAGCGTTCCGAAAGGGATTTCTCAGGCTTGTACGATGTACTTACAGGGCCTACAGCTATCATGATATCCGATGTTGCAAACGATCCAGCAAAACTGATCAAGGAATTCAGAAAAACATCTCAAAGACCCGTACTCAAAGCCGCCTATATTGAAGAGATGGCTTACATTGGGGATGACCAGATTGATTTTCTCATCAACATTAAATCAAAGAATGAATTGGTTGGCGATCTCGTAGCATTGCTGCAATCACCAGCCCGCAACGTAATCTCAGCATTACAATCGGGTGGGGCGAAAATTGCCGGCATTGTAAAAACTTTATCTGAAAAAGACTCAGCAGCCTGA
- the rplK gene encoding 50S ribosomal protein L11: MAKEITGIIKLQIKGGAANPSPPVGPALGAKGVNIMEFCKQFNARTQNSMGKLIPVIITVFKDKSFTFIVKTPPVAVQLLEASKVKKGSAEPNRAKIASITWEQVQAIAEAKMTDLNAFTIDSAMSMVAGTARSMGITIKGKSPIAAK, translated from the coding sequence ATGGCAAAAGAAATAACTGGAATTATTAAATTGCAGATTAAGGGCGGAGCCGCTAATCCATCTCCTCCAGTTGGGCCTGCTTTGGGTGCGAAAGGGGTGAACATCATGGAATTCTGTAAACAGTTCAATGCCCGTACACAAAACTCTATGGGCAAGCTGATCCCTGTGATCATTACTGTTTTCAAGGATAAATCGTTCACTTTTATCGTTAAAACCCCGCCTGTTGCTGTTCAGTTACTTGAAGCATCAAAAGTTAAGAAAGGTTCTGCTGAACCTAACCGCGCCAAGATTGCATCAATTACCTGGGAGCAGGTTCAGGCCATTGCTGAAGCCAAAATGACTGACCTCAATGCTTTCACTATTGATTCGGCAATGAGTATGGTTGCAGGAACTGCCCGAAGCATGGGAATCACGATCAAAGGTAAATCACCCATTGCCGCTAAATAA
- a CDS encoding 50S ribosomal protein L1 translates to MATLTKKRKESLAKVDKNVLYNLPDAAKLVKEITYTKFDASVDVDVRLGVDPRKANQMVRGIVTLPHGTGKTIRVLVLCTPEKEEEAIAAGADYVGLDDYVTKIKAGWTDVDVIITMPTVMPKIGALGKILGPRGLMPNPKAGTVTMEIGKAVNEVKAGKIDFKVDKFGIIHASVGKVSFDVDKIVENARELLQTIVKLKPSSAKGTYVKSVFISSTMSPGIHVDPKSISL, encoded by the coding sequence ATGGCAACACTTACGAAAAAACGAAAAGAGTCTTTGGCTAAAGTTGACAAGAACGTTCTCTATAACTTACCCGATGCTGCTAAGCTTGTAAAAGAAATCACTTACACAAAATTTGATGCTTCAGTTGATGTTGATGTCCGCCTGGGCGTTGATCCACGAAAAGCCAATCAAATGGTGAGAGGTATCGTTACACTGCCCCACGGAACAGGTAAAACTATCAGGGTTCTCGTTCTTTGTACTCCTGAAAAGGAAGAAGAAGCCATTGCTGCTGGCGCTGATTATGTAGGACTTGATGACTATGTCACAAAAATTAAAGCGGGTTGGACCGATGTTGATGTGATTATCACTATGCCTACTGTGATGCCCAAAATTGGTGCACTGGGTAAAATTCTCGGACCCCGTGGTCTTATGCCAAACCCCAAAGCCGGAACCGTGACAATGGAAATTGGAAAAGCTGTGAATGAAGTGAAAGCCGGAAAGATCGACTTTAAAGTTGATAAATTCGGTATCATTCATGCCTCCGTTGGAAAGGTTTCATTTGATGTGGATAAGATCGTGGAAAATGCAAGAGAATTGCTCCAGACTATTGTAAAATTGAAACCCTCATCAGCAAAAGGTACTTATGTAAAGAGTGTTTTTATCTCAAGTACCATGAGCCCGGGTATTCATGTTGATCCTAAATCCATTAGCTTGTAG